One region of Pirellulales bacterium genomic DNA includes:
- a CDS encoding ribonuclease D has protein sequence MKHELITTDRELEELCRALAGAERIAFDTEFVSEDTYRPQLCLVQVAAAGRLAVIDPLKVQNLQPFWAVLAEGGHETIVHAGRQEIEFSLAAIGRLPNRLFDVQIAAGMVGLEYPASYGSLVSKLLGLTPQKGETRTDWRRRPLSERQIEYALADVDHLGEMRDKLGQRLARLKRTAWFESEMADWLTSVQEAQNRERWRKVAGSSGLPPRGLALVREIWTWRESEASRRNCPVKRVLRDDLIVELARRRSTDPKQIRAIRGMERGDLARSIPELSAAIDRALKISDADCPRVVRTDNNSQLNLLGQFLSSALGSICRAAEVAPSIVGTASDVRELVAFTLAGKRGEPPLLAHGWRADVVGQVFEDLLEGKLSIRIRDPKSDQPLEFERAEVE, from the coding sequence GTGAAGCACGAGCTGATCACGACCGATCGAGAGCTGGAAGAGTTGTGCCGCGCGCTCGCCGGCGCAGAGCGCATCGCCTTCGATACGGAATTCGTCTCCGAGGACACCTATCGACCGCAACTCTGCCTGGTGCAGGTCGCCGCGGCGGGCCGGCTGGCCGTGATCGACCCGCTCAAGGTGCAAAACCTCCAGCCGTTTTGGGCGGTGCTGGCCGAGGGAGGGCACGAGACGATCGTACACGCGGGCCGGCAGGAAATCGAATTCAGCCTGGCCGCCATCGGGCGGCTGCCCAATCGACTGTTCGACGTGCAGATCGCGGCCGGCATGGTGGGGCTTGAGTATCCGGCCAGCTACGGTTCGCTTGTCTCGAAGCTGTTGGGCCTCACGCCACAAAAGGGAGAAACCCGCACCGACTGGCGGCGGCGCCCTCTTTCCGAAAGACAGATCGAATATGCGCTGGCCGACGTCGACCACCTGGGCGAGATGCGCGACAAGCTGGGGCAGCGTTTGGCCCGCCTCAAGCGCACCGCCTGGTTCGAAAGCGAGATGGCCGATTGGCTCACGAGCGTTCAAGAAGCGCAAAATCGCGAGCGCTGGCGCAAGGTGGCCGGCAGCTCGGGCCTGCCGCCGCGCGGTCTGGCGCTGGTGCGCGAAATCTGGACGTGGCGCGAGTCCGAGGCTTCGCGGCGCAATTGTCCGGTCAAACGCGTGCTGCGCGACGATTTGATTGTCGAGCTGGCCCGGCGCCGCTCGACCGATCCGAAGCAGATCCGCGCCATCCGCGGCATGGAACGGGGGGACCTGGCGCGGTCGATTCCGGAACTTTCGGCGGCGATCGATCGCGCTCTGAAGATTTCCGATGCCGATTGCCCACGCGTGGTGCGCACCGACAACAATTCCCAATTGAATTTGCTGGGACAGTTCCTTTCGTCGGCGCTCGGGAGCATCTGCCGCGCGGCCGAGGTGGCGCCCAGCATCGTGGGCACGGCTTCGGACGTGCGCGAGCTGGTCGCCTTTACACTGGCCGGCAAGCGCGGCGAGCCACCGCTGTTGGCCCATGGCTGGCGGGCGGACGTCGTGGGGCAGGTCTTCGAAGACCTGCTCGAAGGCAAGCTGTCGATCCGCATTCGCGATCCCAAATCGGACCAGCCGCTGGAATTCGAGCGGGCGGAGGTGGAATGA
- a CDS encoding LysR family transcriptional regulator, translating into MRKSADWTCGLRVWLENDGHVVLGRGRVALLAAIEEQRSIRQAAMSLEMSYRRAWLLVRSMNEAAGRPLVEASKGGNARGGAIVTPFGKEAIRRFNKLDRALQATAARVVRHF; encoded by the coding sequence ATGCGGAAATCGGCCGATTGGACGTGCGGTCTGCGTGTGTGGCTCGAAAACGACGGGCACGTGGTGCTGGGACGCGGACGCGTGGCGCTGCTGGCCGCGATCGAAGAGCAGCGCAGCATCCGCCAGGCCGCCATGAGCCTGGAAATGTCGTACCGCCGCGCTTGGCTCTTGGTGCGCAGCATGAACGAAGCGGCCGGTCGGCCACTGGTCGAGGCGAGCAAAGGAGGGAACGCGCGCGGCGGCGCCATCGTCACTCCTTTCGGCAAGGAGGCGATCCGCCGCTTCAACAAGCTCGATCGCGCGCTGCAAGCCACCGCGGCGCGCGTCGTGCGTCATTTCTGA
- a CDS encoding PQQ-dependent sugar dehydrogenase: MIHWARYDLVFRRAIAFCALALFTVGLSAAEIDTRPLPLEVQIAFPNVKWPGWASSEETGVLNALRPILVTSAGDGSNRVFIPTQQGVIYVLPNDQQATSAEVFLDILAKVQYDDKTNEEGFLGLAFHPKFRENGEFFVYYTNKEKKRQNIVARYRVSKDDPKKADPASEKILLVLDKPFWNHDGGTLAFGPDGYLYIAIGDGGLAADPFGNGQKLSTLLGKILRIDVDHTDGDLPYAIPKDNPFVGKADARGEIWAYGLRNVWRLAFDPKTKVLWAGDVGQDTWEEIDLIEKGGNYGWNIREGLHPFVKKGAKPPEKDEKRADLVDPIWEYHHDIGKSITGGAVYRGKKLPELDGAYLYADYVSGKLWALWYDADAKKVTANREIPLPKSIPVMSFGEDEQGELYFTTYSPEGQGVYRLLPAGTAAASGASQK, encoded by the coding sequence ATGATTCATTGGGCGCGCTACGACCTGGTCTTTCGTCGTGCAATCGCTTTCTGCGCACTTGCACTTTTCACCGTGGGGCTTTCGGCCGCGGAAATCGACACTCGACCGCTGCCCTTGGAAGTGCAAATCGCCTTTCCCAACGTCAAGTGGCCTGGTTGGGCCAGCTCGGAAGAAACGGGCGTCCTTAACGCGCTACGCCCCATCTTGGTGACCAGCGCCGGCGACGGTTCGAATCGCGTCTTTATCCCTACGCAGCAGGGCGTGATCTACGTGCTGCCGAACGATCAACAGGCGACCAGCGCCGAAGTGTTCCTCGATATCTTGGCGAAGGTGCAGTACGACGATAAGACGAACGAAGAAGGTTTTCTCGGCCTCGCCTTTCATCCCAAGTTTCGCGAGAACGGCGAGTTTTTCGTCTATTACACGAACAAGGAGAAGAAGCGCCAAAACATCGTCGCCCGTTACCGCGTGAGCAAGGACGATCCGAAGAAGGCCGATCCGGCATCGGAAAAGATTCTGCTCGTGTTGGACAAGCCCTTCTGGAATCACGACGGCGGCACGCTGGCCTTCGGCCCCGACGGCTATCTCTATATCGCCATCGGCGACGGTGGGCTGGCGGCCGATCCGTTTGGCAATGGACAAAAGCTTTCCACGCTGCTGGGCAAGATCTTGCGCATCGACGTTGATCACACCGACGGCGATCTGCCCTATGCGATTCCCAAAGACAACCCGTTTGTCGGCAAAGCGGATGCCCGCGGCGAGATTTGGGCCTATGGCCTGCGCAACGTGTGGCGGCTGGCCTTCGACCCCAAGACCAAAGTTCTGTGGGCCGGCGACGTCGGCCAGGACACGTGGGAAGAGATCGATCTGATCGAAAAAGGGGGCAATTACGGCTGGAACATTCGCGAGGGGCTCCACCCCTTCGTCAAGAAAGGGGCCAAGCCGCCCGAAAAAGATGAAAAACGCGCCGACCTGGTCGATCCCATCTGGGAGTATCACCACGACATCGGCAAGTCGATCACTGGCGGCGCCGTCTATCGCGGCAAGAAACTGCCCGAGCTTGATGGCGCCTATTTGTATGCCGATTACGTCTCGGGCAAGTTGTGGGCGTTGTGGTACGACGCCGACGCGAAGAAGGTGACCGCCAATCGCGAGATTCCGCTGCCCAAGAGCATCCCTGTGATGTCGTTCGGCGAAGACGAGCAAGGTGAGCTGTACTTCACCACCTACTCACCCGAGGGCCAAGGCGTGTACCGCCTGTTGCCGGCGGGCACGGCCGCGGCGAGCGGTGCTTCTCAGAAATGA
- a CDS encoding SMP-30/gluconolactonase/LRE family protein: MRFQRSLRLCRYRAASLVIAALAACTTDAVRGADKEMLASGLENPESVARGHDGRLYVTVIGKSGTDGDGTVAVLEDGKAKTFARGLDDPKGLVAHGENLFVADKTRVWKIDNTGNATVYAAAEDFPVKPKFLNDIEADVDGDIFVSDCGTFVSDGAVFRIKPTKEITVVVSQKTAPELKAPNGLLIDGKDNLLVADFTAGKLYRADLTDGKLTALASGFGGADGLARDGQGRVYVSDWKGGRVFVLAAGDNQAQLFVDGFQAAADVAFDAKTGKLLVPDMKAGTLTAVTPDN; this comes from the coding sequence ATGCGTTTCCAGCGATCGCTGCGGTTGTGCCGCTACCGGGCCGCTTCACTTGTCATCGCTGCGCTCGCCGCATGCACCACCGACGCGGTCCGTGGCGCCGACAAAGAGATGCTGGCCTCGGGTCTTGAGAATCCCGAATCGGTGGCGCGCGGCCACGATGGCCGGCTGTACGTCACGGTGATCGGCAAGTCGGGCACCGACGGCGATGGCACGGTCGCCGTGCTCGAGGATGGCAAGGCCAAGACATTCGCCCGCGGCCTGGACGACCCGAAGGGGCTGGTCGCGCACGGCGAGAATCTGTTCGTGGCCGACAAGACCCGCGTCTGGAAGATCGACAACACCGGCAATGCGACCGTCTACGCCGCGGCCGAAGACTTCCCGGTTAAGCCCAAGTTCCTCAACGACATCGAAGCAGACGTTGATGGCGACATCTTTGTTTCAGATTGCGGCACGTTCGTTTCGGACGGTGCGGTGTTCCGCATCAAGCCAACGAAGGAGATCACGGTCGTCGTCAGCCAGAAGACCGCGCCCGAGCTCAAGGCCCCCAACGGCCTGTTGATCGATGGTAAAGACAACCTGCTGGTTGCGGACTTTACGGCCGGCAAGCTCTATCGCGCCGATCTAACCGATGGAAAGCTGACCGCCCTGGCCTCCGGCTTCGGCGGCGCCGATGGCCTGGCCCGCGACGGCCAAGGGCGCGTCTATGTCAGCGATTGGAAGGGAGGACGCGTCTTCGTGCTCGCCGCGGGCGACAATCAGGCGCAACTTTTTGTCGACGGATTTCAGGCCGCCGCCGACGTCGCCTTCGATGCCAAGACCGGCAAGCTCCTGGTGCCGGACATGAAGGCAGGCACGCTGACCGCCGTGACGCCAGACAACTGA
- a CDS encoding aldehyde dehydrogenase family protein, whose amino-acid sequence MTTATARSAKKSPAIEQTKLLIDNKWVDPVERGTFETLNPATGEVIAEVAAGTAADIDRAVQAARRALEEGPWHTMDAADRGRLLSKLADLVDANAQDLAALESLNSGKTINDSAGDMVGVANTLRYYAGWADKIEGRTVPVRGSFLSYTLRQPVGVVGQIIPWNFPLLMLAWKWGPALACGNTIVMKPAEQTPLTALRIGELAIEAGFPPGVVNLINGFGETAGAALVTHPDVDKIAFTGHVDTAKIIQKAAADSLKRVTFELGGKSPNVIFADADLDEAVAGAFHAIYFHGGQCCTAGSRLFVEDKIRKEFVERLAEKAKQRRVGNPLEATTEQGPQVSQEQMDKILGYVEIGKKQGAKLVTGGKRSGEQGFFVEPTIFDNVGDEMAIARDEIFGPVVSVLPFRSFGEVTERANKTNYGLAAAVWTKDLDKAHLYAKRVKAGTVWVNCYHVVDSTTPFGGFKQSGQGRENGEAALEHYTELKTVTVKLNG is encoded by the coding sequence ATGACGACCGCCACCGCCCGCAGTGCCAAGAAGTCTCCGGCTATCGAGCAAACCAAGCTGTTGATCGATAACAAATGGGTCGATCCGGTCGAGCGGGGCACGTTCGAAACGCTCAACCCGGCCACTGGCGAAGTGATCGCCGAAGTGGCCGCGGGCACGGCCGCCGATATCGACCGCGCCGTGCAGGCCGCACGCCGCGCCTTGGAAGAAGGCCCCTGGCATACGATGGATGCCGCTGACCGCGGACGGCTGCTGTCGAAGTTGGCCGACCTGGTTGACGCCAACGCTCAGGACCTGGCAGCGCTCGAATCGCTGAATTCCGGCAAGACCATCAACGACTCGGCCGGCGACATGGTGGGGGTGGCCAACACGCTGCGTTATTACGCCGGCTGGGCCGATAAGATCGAAGGTCGCACCGTGCCGGTACGCGGCAGCTTCCTGTCGTATACGTTGCGGCAGCCGGTGGGCGTGGTTGGTCAGATCATCCCCTGGAACTTTCCGTTGCTGATGCTGGCCTGGAAGTGGGGCCCGGCGTTGGCCTGCGGCAACACGATCGTGATGAAGCCGGCCGAGCAGACGCCGCTCACGGCGCTGCGGATCGGCGAGTTGGCGATCGAAGCCGGCTTCCCGCCCGGCGTGGTCAACCTGATCAACGGTTTTGGCGAAACGGCGGGCGCGGCGCTGGTTACGCATCCTGACGTCGACAAGATTGCTTTTACCGGCCATGTCGACACGGCAAAGATCATTCAGAAGGCTGCGGCCGATTCACTGAAACGCGTCACGTTTGAATTGGGCGGCAAGAGCCCGAACGTGATTTTTGCCGATGCCGATCTCGACGAAGCCGTGGCCGGCGCGTTCCATGCCATTTATTTCCACGGCGGCCAATGCTGCACGGCCGGCAGCCGGTTGTTCGTCGAAGACAAGATCCGCAAGGAGTTCGTCGAGCGCCTGGCGGAAAAGGCGAAGCAACGCCGCGTCGGCAATCCCCTCGAAGCGACGACCGAGCAAGGCCCACAGGTTTCGCAGGAGCAGATGGACAAGATCCTGGGCTACGTCGAGATTGGCAAAAAGCAAGGCGCCAAGCTGGTGACGGGCGGCAAGCGCAGCGGCGAGCAGGGCTTCTTTGTCGAGCCCACGATCTTCGACAATGTGGGGGACGAGATGGCCATCGCGCGGGACGAAATTTTTGGTCCGGTTGTGAGCGTGCTGCCGTTCCGCAGCTTCGGCGAAGTAACCGAGCGCGCCAACAAGACGAACTATGGATTGGCCGCGGCCGTGTGGACCAAGGATCTCGACAAGGCTCACTTGTACGCCAAACGCGTCAAGGCGGGTACCGTGTGGGTGAATTGCTACCACGTGGTCGACAGCACCACTCCGTTCGGCGGGTTCAAGCAATCGGGCCAGGGACGCGAAAACGGCGAAGCCGCCCTGGAACATTACACCGAGTTGAAGACGGTGACCGTCAAGCTCAACGGTTGA
- a CDS encoding DUF6655 family protein, which yields MALGLALLVGCGATRSSDSARTATEQMLMSSAIDRAVNEINLQPLAGKEIYLDTDRLTGFADQHYLIGTLRQAMLSNGVQLKPDRASAKYIVEARAGVLGTNSSSVMIGIPATNLPNLGTPGVPSAIPEIPFAKTTNQAGIAKIALFAYNQQTGKPIWQSGTFPVVADAKNTWFFGAGPYQRGSIYGDARGTNERGLLSFRGESIAASAKSAIPVTAEAVFDEPAEQVASKPDIKDDKPAANAPLAITPPPNASAGAKPATPPAAPPPVAPAPPPPPSVVLDQPAPVATTGLFNALGDSQGLFGTLKK from the coding sequence GTGGCCCTCGGCCTGGCGCTCCTGGTCGGCTGCGGCGCCACGCGCAGCTCGGATTCGGCCCGCACGGCGACCGAACAGATGTTGATGTCCTCGGCCATCGACCGCGCCGTCAACGAGATCAATCTGCAACCGCTTGCCGGCAAGGAAATCTATCTCGATACCGATCGGCTCACCGGCTTTGCCGATCAGCACTACCTGATCGGCACGCTGCGACAGGCGATGCTCTCCAACGGCGTGCAATTGAAGCCCGACCGCGCCTCGGCGAAATACATTGTCGAGGCCCGCGCCGGCGTGTTGGGGACCAATAGCAGTAGCGTGATGATCGGCATCCCCGCCACGAATCTGCCGAATCTGGGCACGCCGGGCGTGCCGTCGGCCATTCCGGAAATTCCTTTCGCCAAGACGACTAACCAGGCGGGCATCGCCAAGATTGCGCTGTTTGCCTACAACCAGCAAACGGGTAAGCCGATATGGCAGTCGGGCACCTTCCCGGTCGTTGCCGACGCCAAGAACACCTGGTTCTTTGGCGCCGGTCCCTATCAGCGCGGCTCGATCTACGGCGACGCGCGCGGCACGAACGAGCGCGGCCTGCTGAGCTTCCGCGGTGAAAGCATCGCGGCCAGCGCCAAGTCGGCCATCCCCGTTACAGCTGAAGCGGTCTTTGACGAACCCGCGGAGCAAGTGGCAAGTAAGCCGGACATCAAAGACGACAAGCCGGCAGCCAATGCTCCGCTTGCAATCACGCCGCCGCCAAATGCGTCGGCCGGCGCCAAACCGGCCACACCTCCGGCGGCTCCGCCTCCGGTCGCGCCAGCCCCACCGCCGCCACCGAGCGTCGTACTCGATCAGCCGGCGCCGGTTGCCACGACCGGATTGTTCAATGCGCTGGGCGACAGTCAGGGACTCTTCGGCACGCTAAAGAAGTAA